In Salmo trutta chromosome 28, fSalTru1.1, whole genome shotgun sequence, one DNA window encodes the following:
- the tpd52l2b gene encoding tumor protein D54 isoform X13 codes for MDPVGQDINLNSPNKGLGPTGGVDSLSGVSMEGGATGVAAVNTLPPGLTEEEAEELYSELGKVEEEINTLRQVLLAKEKHSADLKRKLGLSPLNELKQNITKGWQDVQTSNAYVRTTGKLGEWNEKVTGSELYLTASATLDDIAQSEAYKKTSETLSVAGQKTTAAFSTMGTALSRKLGDMSNYSIRQSISMPTMRNSPTFKSFEDKVGNIKLG; via the exons ATGGACCCCGTTGGTCAAG ACATCAACCTGAACTCCCCCAACAAGGGCCTGGGCCCCACAGGAGGAGTGGACTCCCTGTCGGGTGTCTCCATGGAAGGGGGAGCCACGGGCGTAGCAGCCGTCAACACGCTGCCTCCGGGGCTCACAGAGGAAGAGGCCGAGGAGCTCTACTCTGAGCTAGGCAAG GTGGAGGAGGAGATCAACACCCTGAGACAGGTGCTCCTGGCCAAAGAGAAACATTCTGCTGATCTGAAGAGGAAGCTGGGGCTGAGCCCCCTCAACGAGCTCAAACAGAACATCACCAAGGGATGGCAGGATGTCCAGACCTCCAATGC CTATGTCAGAACCACTGGGAAACTTGGCGAGTGGAATGAGAAAGTTACCGGTTCAGAGTT ATATCTGACAGCGTCTGCCACTTTGGATGACATTGCCCAATCTGAAGC GTATAAGAAGACTTCTGAGACCCTGTCTGTGGCTGGACAGAAGACCACTGCTGCCTTCTCCACCATGGGCACTGCCCTCAGCAGGAAACTGGGAGACATGAG CAACTACTCCATCCGCCAATCGATAAGTATGCCAACGATGAG AAACTCTCCTACCTTCAAGTCTTTCGAGGACAAAGTTGGGAACATCAAG
- the tpd52l2b gene encoding tumor protein D54 isoform X11: protein MDPVGQDINLNSPNKGLGPTGGVDSLSGVSMEGGATGVAAVNTLPPGLTEEEAEELYSELGKVEEEINTLRQVLLAKEKHSADLKRKLGLSPLNELKQNITKGWQDVQTSNAYVRTTGKLGEWNEKVTGSELYLTASATLDDIAQSEAYKKTSETLSVAGQKTTAAFSTMGTALSRKLGDMRALPFSNSFGNYSIRQSISMPTMRNSPTFKSFEDKVGNIKLG from the exons ATGGACCCCGTTGGTCAAG ACATCAACCTGAACTCCCCCAACAAGGGCCTGGGCCCCACAGGAGGAGTGGACTCCCTGTCGGGTGTCTCCATGGAAGGGGGAGCCACGGGCGTAGCAGCCGTCAACACGCTGCCTCCGGGGCTCACAGAGGAAGAGGCCGAGGAGCTCTACTCTGAGCTAGGCAAG GTGGAGGAGGAGATCAACACCCTGAGACAGGTGCTCCTGGCCAAAGAGAAACATTCTGCTGATCTGAAGAGGAAGCTGGGGCTGAGCCCCCTCAACGAGCTCAAACAGAACATCACCAAGGGATGGCAGGATGTCCAGACCTCCAATGC CTATGTCAGAACCACTGGGAAACTTGGCGAGTGGAATGAGAAAGTTACCGGTTCAGAGTT ATATCTGACAGCGTCTGCCACTTTGGATGACATTGCCCAATCTGAAGC GTATAAGAAGACTTCTGAGACCCTGTCTGTGGCTGGACAGAAGACCACTGCTGCCTTCTCCACCATGGGCACTGCCCTCAGCAGGAAACTGGGAGACATGAG AGCGCTGCCTTTCTCAAACTCCTTTGG CAACTACTCCATCCGCCAATCGATAAGTATGCCAACGATGAG AAACTCTCCTACCTTCAAGTCTTTCGAGGACAAAGTTGGGAACATCAAG
- the tpd52l2b gene encoding tumor protein D54 isoform X21 — translation MDPVGQDINLNSPNKGLGPTGGVDSLSGVSMEGGATGVAAVNTLPPGLTEEEAEELYSELGKVEEEINTLRQVLLAKEKHSADLKRKLGLSPLNELKQNITKGWQDVQTSNAYLTASATLDDIAQSEAYKKTSETLSVAGQKTTAAFSTMGTALSRKLGDMRNSPTFKSFEDKVGNIKLG, via the exons ATGGACCCCGTTGGTCAAG ACATCAACCTGAACTCCCCCAACAAGGGCCTGGGCCCCACAGGAGGAGTGGACTCCCTGTCGGGTGTCTCCATGGAAGGGGGAGCCACGGGCGTAGCAGCCGTCAACACGCTGCCTCCGGGGCTCACAGAGGAAGAGGCCGAGGAGCTCTACTCTGAGCTAGGCAAG GTGGAGGAGGAGATCAACACCCTGAGACAGGTGCTCCTGGCCAAAGAGAAACATTCTGCTGATCTGAAGAGGAAGCTGGGGCTGAGCCCCCTCAACGAGCTCAAACAGAACATCACCAAGGGATGGCAGGATGTCCAGACCTCCAATGC ATATCTGACAGCGTCTGCCACTTTGGATGACATTGCCCAATCTGAAGC GTATAAGAAGACTTCTGAGACCCTGTCTGTGGCTGGACAGAAGACCACTGCTGCCTTCTCCACCATGGGCACTGCCCTCAGCAGGAAACTGGGAGACATGAG AAACTCTCCTACCTTCAAGTCTTTCGAGGACAAAGTTGGGAACATCAAG
- the tpd52l2b gene encoding tumor protein D54 isoform X18, producing the protein MDPVGQDINLNSPNKGLGPTGGVDSLSGVSMEGGATGVAAVNTLPPGLTEEEAEELYSELGKVEEEINTLRQVLLAKEKHSADLKRKLGLSPLNELKQNITKGWQDVQTSNAYVRTTGKLGEWNEKVTGSELYLTASATLDDIAQSEAYKKTSETLSVAGQKTTAAFSTMGTALSRKLGDMRNSPTFKSFEDKVGNIKLG; encoded by the exons ATGGACCCCGTTGGTCAAG ACATCAACCTGAACTCCCCCAACAAGGGCCTGGGCCCCACAGGAGGAGTGGACTCCCTGTCGGGTGTCTCCATGGAAGGGGGAGCCACGGGCGTAGCAGCCGTCAACACGCTGCCTCCGGGGCTCACAGAGGAAGAGGCCGAGGAGCTCTACTCTGAGCTAGGCAAG GTGGAGGAGGAGATCAACACCCTGAGACAGGTGCTCCTGGCCAAAGAGAAACATTCTGCTGATCTGAAGAGGAAGCTGGGGCTGAGCCCCCTCAACGAGCTCAAACAGAACATCACCAAGGGATGGCAGGATGTCCAGACCTCCAATGC CTATGTCAGAACCACTGGGAAACTTGGCGAGTGGAATGAGAAAGTTACCGGTTCAGAGTT ATATCTGACAGCGTCTGCCACTTTGGATGACATTGCCCAATCTGAAGC GTATAAGAAGACTTCTGAGACCCTGTCTGTGGCTGGACAGAAGACCACTGCTGCCTTCTCCACCATGGGCACTGCCCTCAGCAGGAAACTGGGAGACATGAG AAACTCTCCTACCTTCAAGTCTTTCGAGGACAAAGTTGGGAACATCAAG
- the tpd52l2b gene encoding tumor protein D54 isoform X10 — protein sequence MDPVGQDINLNSPNKGLGPTGGVDSLSGVSMEGGATGVAAVNTLPPGLTEEEAEELYSELGKVEEEINTLRQVLLAKEKHSADLKRKLGLSPLNELKQNITKGWQDVQTSNAYVRTTGKLGEWNEKVTGSELYLTASATLDDIAQSEAYKKTSETLSVAGQKTTAAFSTMGTALSRKLGDMRALPFSNSFGSNYSIRQSISMPTMRNSPTFKSFEDKVGNIKLG from the exons ATGGACCCCGTTGGTCAAG ACATCAACCTGAACTCCCCCAACAAGGGCCTGGGCCCCACAGGAGGAGTGGACTCCCTGTCGGGTGTCTCCATGGAAGGGGGAGCCACGGGCGTAGCAGCCGTCAACACGCTGCCTCCGGGGCTCACAGAGGAAGAGGCCGAGGAGCTCTACTCTGAGCTAGGCAAG GTGGAGGAGGAGATCAACACCCTGAGACAGGTGCTCCTGGCCAAAGAGAAACATTCTGCTGATCTGAAGAGGAAGCTGGGGCTGAGCCCCCTCAACGAGCTCAAACAGAACATCACCAAGGGATGGCAGGATGTCCAGACCTCCAATGC CTATGTCAGAACCACTGGGAAACTTGGCGAGTGGAATGAGAAAGTTACCGGTTCAGAGTT ATATCTGACAGCGTCTGCCACTTTGGATGACATTGCCCAATCTGAAGC GTATAAGAAGACTTCTGAGACCCTGTCTGTGGCTGGACAGAAGACCACTGCTGCCTTCTCCACCATGGGCACTGCCCTCAGCAGGAAACTGGGAGACATGAG AGCGCTGCCTTTCTCAAACTCCTTTGG TAGCAACTACTCCATCCGCCAATCGATAAGTATGCCAACGATGAG AAACTCTCCTACCTTCAAGTCTTTCGAGGACAAAGTTGGGAACATCAAG
- the tpd52l2b gene encoding tumor protein D54 isoform X20 gives MDPVGQDINLNSPNKGLGPTGGVDSLSGVSMEGGATGVAAVNTLPPGLTEEEAEELYSELGKVEEEINTLRQVLLAKEKHSADLKRKLGLSPLNELKQNITKGWQDVQTSNAYVRTTGKLGEWNEKVTGSELYKKTSETLSVAGQKTTAAFSTMGTALSRKLGDMRNSPTFKSFEDKVGNIKLG, from the exons ATGGACCCCGTTGGTCAAG ACATCAACCTGAACTCCCCCAACAAGGGCCTGGGCCCCACAGGAGGAGTGGACTCCCTGTCGGGTGTCTCCATGGAAGGGGGAGCCACGGGCGTAGCAGCCGTCAACACGCTGCCTCCGGGGCTCACAGAGGAAGAGGCCGAGGAGCTCTACTCTGAGCTAGGCAAG GTGGAGGAGGAGATCAACACCCTGAGACAGGTGCTCCTGGCCAAAGAGAAACATTCTGCTGATCTGAAGAGGAAGCTGGGGCTGAGCCCCCTCAACGAGCTCAAACAGAACATCACCAAGGGATGGCAGGATGTCCAGACCTCCAATGC CTATGTCAGAACCACTGGGAAACTTGGCGAGTGGAATGAGAAAGTTACCGGTTCAGAGTT GTATAAGAAGACTTCTGAGACCCTGTCTGTGGCTGGACAGAAGACCACTGCTGCCTTCTCCACCATGGGCACTGCCCTCAGCAGGAAACTGGGAGACATGAG AAACTCTCCTACCTTCAAGTCTTTCGAGGACAAAGTTGGGAACATCAAG